A segment of the Bombus huntii isolate Logan2020A chromosome 9, iyBomHunt1.1, whole genome shotgun sequence genome:
CAAACTGTAACTTCTTATGGCTGAGACAcacatacgttatatgtatatatataccgTGTTGCTCCTTATGGCAATGTTTCCTTTTCCGTACAATAAGCAAGCTTTCGCGAAGAAAGCGTCGATAAACGCGGTAAACAACTTATAAAAACCAAAAACTGCAGCCTGTCTCACTCaccatttcttttcttttttcacaatTAAAACATACGCTTCTTTCGTTAACTAATACATAGTTTTTTATATACAGAATAAATTAACGCATACCTAATACTAAAAAAATGATTACATTGTGTCTCAGAGGACCAAGTCTGCCCTTCGAAACAGTCgcaacttttatttttcttttatcgctAAAGAACTTTCAAGATGCTTCCAATGCGATATGTTCGCTACTCCGTGCTTTTTAATGCtatgtttctctttcttgtttcttttttgttatttcttctgcttcttcttTTATCACTGCTTCTAAACGAGTGAGTGATTTAGGTACTTGAAACTTGTCTGAGAGCACCAGTTCTCGCGAAGATACCTGAGCGGTACATGTTAGCACCAATTcgcattaatttcaattaaatacaTCACAGTGTGTAGTCGAATGAAATTGAGACAGGTTAATATCATTGTGCATACGGGAGCATCTTGTACACTAATCATTGCGGCGATAATTATTTACCGTATATACTCGCGCTATAGGCCGGTTTTAAGAGAACCTTCTCAAAGACATTCGTTTATAATCGATATTAAATGAAACATATAAGTCGTAAAAACGAAAGTTTCATTATTTCACAAAACTTACAAATATGcatcttataaatatttaacatgtAAACCTGACTTTTGTGAAAAAATTATAACTTCAGATGAATTattctattaaataaattaaaagatatcaTTAAAAACTTTTCCATCTGAATCTGGATTACGAGTATATACGATATGCATTGcttccattttttttctttaacttCACAAATATTACACATACTGAAAACCTATCTGTACGCGATTCGCTGACTGCTATATGTTGATCCATATATGTATGATGCGCTAGTAATAATTAGACGTAAATGTAAATGAGATCGTATAAATACTGTAGCCCGAAGTGTAAATTACACCAATTTTTTCGctcttattttcttaatttcttgGAGAGAATTAGCAACTGTAATTTCAACAGACTGCGCTCATTTAAAACCGTTGAAATAgtaattaattgcaattatccTCTACTTTCATCTGGATTACGTTTGTATTCAATGATCGTATGACAAAAATTACGGTTACAGAATAGCGGTAGCGTTTAAATACCGCCACAAGATAGAAATACCAGCTAAAGCTATGTGTTCAGGTATGTTATTCGATGGAAGCCTATAAATACTTAATTCGAATACAAACTTCCTTTTAAAGCTGTAAACATTAAACCAgtttaccttttttttttttgattcaTTATCTTTCTGATCTTACTCGAGTTACAATTTGCACGTCTGTGTATCTATCAGACATtcgattttcttctttcgtaaAATTGTATCTTTTGTAAAACAAACAATTTGTTCCATTGGCAGAAGAAGTCGGATCATTACACGCAAACATTTTATCTCGTTACACTCTCAGATCTAAACaatcgatcgaacgataattatttaattgtttttCTTGTCCTTCCCAGTCCCCATAGCCTCAAATGTGTTCGAGTGTTGTGTGGAGGAAGTGTTACTTGAGCCGTCAGAGCTATCAATTTTGTACTTCTTCGATATTTTCCTCCCTTCCAGATTAGCCTCTGAATTTTTACCAGCTGCCTTTTGTTCGGTCACTTTATGAGGCACAGATGTTTTTTCATTGCCTTGAAGTAGTTTCTGCACCGCAGCCAGTGACACTTTCTCGTTGTTTTGAGATGACTTCTGTGATACACCTTGCATGAAGCCTCTTTCGTTGGCTTGTGATAATATTTTCGGGGCGGAAGATTGCAAACTCTTTTCACTAGCTTGCAACAATATTTTTTGACACGAAGATTGCGAGCCTTTTTCACTATTTTGTGATGATGTCTTTTGAGATGAAGCTTGTGAACCTTTTTCAATGTTCTGAGATTGCTTGTGAAATGTGCTTTGCGAACTACGCGCTTGTACATTAGAACAATTATCTGATTGAGCGCCCTCCTCAATCTTATTAATAGATAAAACTTCTAAATTTTTTGTACACAAATTCTGCCTCTCTGTCTTTGATTCAACACGATCACTACGGTCATCAGTATTCTCTGATTCTGTCAATTTACTCATAGACGTGTTATTTTTATCCATCTTATCTAAAGGTAGAACTTCCTTCGAGTAATCGTCAGCCTTTGAACCGGTCGGTGAATCCTTCTCTTCTGCTATTCTGGGCAGCTGTGTGCTGCCGCAAGAATTAGATATACCTACGTTTCCCAAATTGATCGATATCCCATGAGATATTTTCGAATAATCCGACTTTGATTCCGTTGACACTTTCTTCTCCACTTTTGAGTCGTTTGGCTCTTTGAAGCTATCACTACACTCCTCGGGGGTTTCTGAGTAGGATTGCGCTATAGTTGCACGTGGAGTTACTTTCACCACTGTGTTTGCCAATGGTGAGATCGATGTTTTGTTCTCCGCAGATCGAGGATGAAGTCTGTCTGGACTAAGCGCCCTTCTCAACAACGGGGAACCAGGCTCTGCTGACTTCGGTCGTCCATAACTTTTTTTCTGATTGTTTGGCGTTGATAAGCAGACACCTAAGTGTTTCAAACATATTTATATCGATCATCTTATGATCATCTTATGTCCGCTTGTTTATAAATGCAACAGTTTAATTTAACTCTATGTATAATACTAACTTTTTCTATTACGATTTTATATATACGATTACTTaaagttaaaaattgtttgttgACAATTCAAAATCAAATTAAGTATTATTTCAAAGTTACTAGCTTCGTATGTCGATTTATATATTACCTGGGCTATAGGACTGCGTAGTATTCGAGCTACCAGGTTGATGTCCTGTAGGAAAAGCTAGCGGACTAGGACTTCTAGTAGGACTGGCTGGAAGGGGCGATGGACTCGGAGTTCTCGCCAATGGAGACAATGGTATATGTCCCACAGATTTTCTACGATTCGGCGAATGAATGTTCTTTGCAGCTGTGTGTAATTTGTGCTTCAAACCGTGAAGCGTGCTCGGCCTCTGGTAATGGGACTGATTGGCGATAGTCGGTAGATTTGCAGCAGACGTAGTGGAGCCTGGAGACGAAGAGTTTGGACTGGAACAGGGACTTGAATTCCCCGTGGAGTGATAAGAATCCGAGTTAACGCGATTTGTTGGAGGTGACGGGCTGCAGACAGACTTTGTACAGGCTGCAAAGTATGGTGACGTTTCTTGAGAACGTGTGAATGACTGGAACGACCGACTAGGTGTTACCATTGACGGCGAACAGATTCCCGCAGCCATCTGCAAAAAAGGTCGTGTAACGTTTCCAGCCAATAGGTATGCTAGTATGTACTAGCCAGAAGATGAAACATCAAACTCTCTTCTTTCGAACactcaaatattttttgtgaTCAGTGTACAGTGTAAAACTTTGACATTGTCACGgtcaattaaaaaaagaacagaTATGTAAAAGCTGTGATTTAGCCACGGGATTGTATCGGGCAAATAAGTATCGATCAAAGAAACAGCAACTAAAATGAAGTTAGCAAGAAGTTCACGGAACGTTACGAAAAATCATACCATAAGTGGAGGTTTGCTGTCGCTGGATAGAATGGGTGCTGACAATGGACAACTGATAGTTAATGGCtgcaataaaaaaaagtaatacTTAACATAATAAAGTGTGTTGCATAGAAATTGCCGGTGCTTTAGTATTTATGCCGCGCGTAGTAtagtagtagcagtagtagtttcgtgttaaaataaaaaagaagattgTACAGATATACTCGTACATTCACAATTTAAGGCGTTCTTCAAAATGTTCACAAGTGATCTGACAAAAGCCACTAACACGTATCTTCAAATTAATTCGTTTAGATTAatagaaaaagaggaagattAAAAGCAAAAAAGAAGTAAATTTTTTCTATACCTGTTGCATCTCTACACTAGCTCGTTTCGAActaattcgtttaaaaaggGACGTCTTTCGTTTCTTATCGGAATGATCACGTTTTAGTTTGCGCTGTTTATGCAGCGTTCTGCGTGCCATTTTGCTCTGAGTCAGATCTCTTCTCCTTCCGCCCGTCTTAATACTAGTATTTTCTAATGGTGTACTACGCAATGTTACGTGATCGCCACCACTCAACATTAATTGAAGAACTTGTATATGATATAAACCCTGGACTGGCTCTCCATTTATATGCGTTATAAGATCTCCTGGTCTTAAACCAGCTTCAAAGGCTGGACTGGATTGATCTACAGCCTATTGAATATggaataaattcaaataaactATACATACTAAAATTTGACTTTGTGTAACTATTTGTAACATACCATAACCAAATGATGCATAGTGTAAAAATCACTATCACCATAATAAACCCTGATAGTGTGCACAGTGAAGCCAAATCCACACGGCCCTCTTCGAATGATAATAGGAGGTTTTAGGCTAGTTACCAGTGGACTCAGTTCGCGACAAGGGGATGTATCTCTTGAAGAGGCAGTGGATGATCCACCAGGAGATTCGATTGGTTGAGTATTTAATGACGCATCATCTAAAAAGTGTGACTtcgtaattaaaattgaacatTAAAACTTTACacgaaataatttaattcatAATATGTACAAGAGAAATCACTGGTTGGTATAACTAAGGACAATCCACTAGTGGATGCGGACTTAATTACAGACCGCGACTTTTGTTTCGCGGATGGAATAATTGATATGGCGTTGAATGATTCGAAAGAATCGGTACTAGAATTATGCTTGCTTTCCTCGGTTGTATCTCTGTTTGCAGCAAATAAATCCAAcctgaaatgaaatttatttgttataactacacatatataattttttatccaTTATGCTTTGAAATTTGGATGGCTTATATGCATATTATTGAATTCAATGACAGTGGAGCTAATTTCGTGATAATGATTATAATGTTCGGGATGATGTATGTTTGAACGACTCACATGTGTTCATCATCAATGCATATACTGAACCTGGGCAGCTTATCACGAGAATGCACGTGTCGTTTTCTCTGGATCTGCGGACTGATATCCTCAGACTCCGTTTGCGAGGAATCGGGTGTACTCAAACTGATGCACGTCCCTTCTATGTGACTGTTTTTAATAACTGTTAGTTGGGACTCGCCACTGGTCACCGTGGCAGGACTCGTGAATGACGTGTTCGACTTGTCCGCCTTTGGAGGCGTTTCGATGTACGTGGTATTTCTAATGGACGAAGAAGGTCGATTCTTTTCTGACGGAGTTGATTCCGCTAATTTGGATGGAGGAGTAGTTGAGCTATTAGATCCGAAAGACAATTGCGCGACTGTGCGTTCGAGCTCAGTACGGAATAATTGTTTCTTTGAGACATCCGACTCTGTTTGTTCAGGATTTATCTGCGGTGGACGGGTTTGAGATATTTTTCGTGACTGCGGAGAATACGAGGAGAACGATCCGAACAAAGGGGAGTCATCGGTGTCATCAGTATCGTCGCCTATATCGTGATTATATCTATCCATACGAGCTAAAATAGTACAGATTtgttaattttcaatattaatacGAGGATAGGAATTATATCAAATGTGTTATACGTACTATCAAAGTAGCTTGTATCTTCGTCATTGATTAATTGAGGTACGAATTCAGCCTTTTGTCTGAGTAAACTATTCCAATTTACTCCATAAAAATAAGGGTGCTCTTTTACTTCATGAGATCCACCAGTGCCTAAACGATCTCTAGGACTTTGTTGAAGCAACGCTGTTATAATATCTTTTGCTTCTGGCTGAACAGGCCAATCATCCTCATCTGGCCAATCGATATCATCTAGGCGTAATCATTTTGTTCATATTATTAAGTACTTCttaaataactttttttatatcttatatcAATATTTACCGTTAACAGTATGAGCAAACAACTCTTCTGGAGTATCACCAAAAAATGGTACACAGCCAATTAGAAATTCGTACAATATAATGCCCATAGACCACCAATCAACAGGTTTACCATATCCCTGGCGTAATATAACTTCAGGGGCGATGTATTCAGGTGTGCCGAACACTTGTTTATCGGAAAATTGTCTCGTATCCCTATCTATGTATCCTTCGTAAAGATTTGTCGCCACtgaaaacgaaaaaagaactTTGTTCGACGATCATTAAGCTATATTTCACGAACATCGATCTTTTGTGTCACTTACAGGACATAAGACCCATTTTACTGAGACCAAAGTCAGTAAGCTTAATGTGACCAAGGGCAGTAATAAGTAAACTAAAAAAGAAGCAATATATGAAATAGTGAATGAATTAATAACATGCTTTTCTTACGTACTTGTCAGGTTTCAAATCTCGATGAACAATACCGTAACTGTGCAAATATTCAACAGCTAAAACGGTTTCTGCAAAATAAAATCTTGCCATATCCGGTGGCAATGgaccgatattttttaaaagattcgCGCAATCTCCACCCTCTACATATTCCATTACTAAGCACAAGTGCTTCTGTAATCAAATGTTTGTTAacagatatttaaattttatatatgtaattttatatatatgtgtttaCTCACTTTTGTTTCGAAGCTGCAGTACATAGAAACTACAAATGGATTGTCTGTAAAGCTCATTATATCTCTCTCAGCAAAAACTTGTTCTACTTGATTTCTTAGCATCAAATtgttcttatttattttcttcataGCAAATCTTTGTCGTGTAGTTTTCTCCTTAACCAAATACACTGCGCCGTATGCACCATTACTAATGAGTTTCAATACTTCATAATCGCCTTCACAAGGAACGCGGTGAGACTTTTCATCGTCTTTATTTGGACTTGAAGCGATTTGTAAATTACTATCGCTCGAACTTGCCGAATCTTCtagtttatttaaatcttCTTGCAGTTCTAATATATAGTGACATAGTGAATATGCACAGAATTTAGATGAATAGAAGGAAGAGTTATACAAGAAATGTTACCTGATATTGGATCTCTATTAAGAGAAAGTTTGTTAATAATATACTGAGGTATATCGTTTTTTATTCCCGCGTTAACTTTTGCTTGACCTTCAGCCTGTTCGAGTAAATGATAAAACTCTTCTGGATCAAATTCTAAACATTCCAATAGACGAGCTGGACGTGATATTACTAATAGTAATTTTTTGATAAGCCCTGTTAATCTTGTTGCTGCATCAAGTGATTTATCTTTTGtctataaataaaaacgtttgttcattgcttatttattttatcatgtAAATTTGTATACAATTACCTCCATCAACAAATGTTCCAAATTTTCACtcatttcgtaaaaatatctagttgtaattaatttttcctgaGATTTTTGTAAACAGTCCCTCGCCATTTCAATTACTTGATGATGCACAAACCGTAAAATCGGTAGTGAATCTTGGGTCATATTTGCCATTACCTCATATTCATCCAATTCCttgttttcattaataaaattagttaAACGTTCTTCCATTTGTTGTGTTGCctaatcaaataaa
Coding sequences within it:
- the LOC126869557 gene encoding microtubule-associated serine/threonine-protein kinase 3 isoform X4, which gives rise to MDQNRNRPSRPRLRSHGNSARVLVFDQAESEESACSTEAEVQKRPIPPKVESKEAPVRPVSGELSNLVRMRNSAIGKSAPSLSVHVRDFNIPRRAAKAAHRKSFIATTSPTLPRCHSPLSAFVPIVGSPLESPRMSSSPHFAFAPIKRIGGGTTGTGDGRRWSVASLPSSGYGTTPGSSNVSSQYSSQERLHQLPNVPTKDELRMLSCHFSKPGTPCSSHPGFPGSSISSIPGSVSLSLDEEGRRSPLHRPRSRSLSSPSRSPVLDSEIVMMNTLYKERFPKATQQMEERLTNFINENKELDEYEVMANMTQDSLPILRFVHHQVIEMARDCLQKSQEKLITTRYFYEMSENLEHLLMETKDKSLDAATRLTGLIKKLLLVISRPARLLECLEFDPEEFYHLLEQAEGQAKVNAGIKNDIPQYIINKLSLNRDPISELQEDLNKLEDSASSSDSNLQIASSPNKDDEKSHRVPCEGDYEVLKLISNGAYGAVYLVKEKTTRQRFAMKKINKNNLMLRNQVEQVFAERDIMSFTDNPFVVSMYCSFETKKHLCLVMEYVEGGDCANLLKNIGPLPPDMARFYFAETVLAVEYLHSYGIVHRDLKPDNLLITALGHIKLTDFGLSKMGLMSLATNLYEGYIDRDTRQFSDKQVFGTPEYIAPEVILRQGYGKPVDWWSMGIILYEFLIGCVPFFGDTPEELFAHTVNDDIDWPDEDDWPVQPEAKDIITALLQQSPRDRLGTGGSHEVKEHPYFYGVNWNSLLRQKAEFVPQLINDEDTSYFDTRMDRYNHDIGDDTDDTDDSPLFGSFSSYSPQSRKISQTRPPQINPEQTESDVSKKQLFRTELERTVAQLSFGSNSSTTPPSKLAESTPSEKNRPSSSIRNTTYIETPPKADKSNTSFTSPATVTSGESQLTVIKNSHIEGTCISLSTPDSSQTESEDISPQIQRKRHVHSRDKLPRFSICIDDEHMLDLFAANRDTTEESKHNSSTDSFESFNAISIIPSAKQKSRSVIKSASTSGLSLVIPTSDFSYDASLNTQPIESPGGSSTASSRDTSPCRELSPLVTSLKPPIIIRRGPCGFGFTVHTIRVYYGDSDFYTMHHLVMAVDQSSPAFEAGLRPGDLITHINGEPVQGLYHIQVLQLMLSGGDHVTLRSTPLENTSIKTGGRRRDLTQSKMARRTLHKQRKLKRDHSDKKRKTSLFKRISSKRASVEMQQMAAGICSPSMVTPSRSFQSFTRSQETSPYFAACTKSVCSPSPPTNRVNSDSYHSTGNSSPCSSPNSSSPGSTTSAANLPTIANQSHYQRPSTLHGLKHKLHTAAKNIHSPNRRKSVGHIPLSPLARTPSPSPLPASPTRSPSPLAFPTGHQPGSSNTTQSYSPGVCLSTPNNQKKSYGRPKSAEPGSPLLRRALSPDRLHPRSAENKTSISPLANTVVKVTPRATIAQSYSETPEECSDSFKEPNDSKVEKKVSTESKSDYSKISHGISINLGNVGISNSCGSTQLPRIAEEKDSPTGSKADDYSKEVLPLDKMDKNNTSMSKLTESENTDDRSDRVESKTERQNLCTKNLEVLSINKIEEGAQSDNCSNVQARSSQSTFHKQSQNIEKGSQASSQKTSSQNSEKGSQSSCQKILLQASEKSLQSSAPKILSQANERGFMQGVSQKSSQNNEKVSLAAVQKLLQGNEKTSVPHKVTEQKAAGKNSEANLEGRKISKKYKIDSSDGSSNTSSTQHSNTFEAMGTGKDKKNN
- the LOC126869557 gene encoding microtubule-associated serine/threonine-protein kinase 3 isoform X1; translated protein: MDQNRNRPSRPRLRSHGNSARVLVFDQAESEESACSTEAEVQKRPIPPKVESKEAPVRPVSGELSNLVRMRNSAIGKSAPSLSVHVRDFNIPRRAAKAAHRKSFIATTSPTLPRCHSPLSAFVPIVGSPLESPRMSSSPHFAFAPIKRIGGGTTGTGDGRRWSVASLPSSGYGTTPGSSNVSSQYSSQERLHQLPNVPTKDELRMLSCHFSKPGTPCSSHPGFPGSSISSIPGSVSLSLDEEGRRSPLHRPRSRSLSSPSRSPVLDSEIVMMNTLYKERFPKATQQMEERLTNFINENKELDEYEVMANMTQDSLPILRFVHHQVIEMARDCLQKSQEKLITTRYFYEMSENLEHLLMETKDKSLDAATRLTGLIKKLLLVISRPARLLECLEFDPEEFYHLLEQAEGQAKVNAGIKNDIPQYIINKLSLNRDPISELQEDLNKLEDSASSSDSNLQIASSPNKDDEKSHRVPCEGDYEVLKLISNGAYGAVYLVKEKTTRQRFAMKKINKNNLMLRNQVEQVFAERDIMSFTDNPFVVSMYCSFETKKHLCLVMEYVEGGDCANLLKNIGPLPPDMARFYFAETVLAVEYLHSYGIVHRDLKPDNLLITALGHIKLTDFGLSKMGLMSLATNLYEGYIDRDTRQFSDKQVFGTPEYIAPEVILRQGYGKPVDWWSMGIILYEFLIGCVPFFGDTPEELFAHTVNDDIDWPDEDDWPVQPEAKDIITALLQQSPRDRLGTGGSHEVKEHPYFYGVNWNSLLRQKAEFVPQLINDEDTSYFDTRMDRYNHDIGDDTDDTDDSPLFGSFSSYSPQSRKISQTRPPQINPEQTESDVSKKQLFRTELERTVAQLSFGSNSSTTPPSKLAESTPSEKNRPSSSIRNTTYIETPPKADKSNTSFTSPATVTSGESQLTVIKNSHIEGTCISLSTPDSSQTESEDISPQIQRKRHVHSRDKLPRFSICIDDEHMLDLFAANRDTTEESKHNSSTDSFESFNAISIIPSAKQKSRSVIKSASTSGLSLVIPTSDFSYDASLNTQPIESPGGSSTASSRDTSPCRELSPLVTSLKPPIIIRRGPCGFGFTVHTIRVYYGDSDFYTMHHLVMAVDQSSPAFEAGLRPGDLITHINGEPVQGLYHIQVLQLMLSGGDHVTLRSTPLENTSIKTGGRRRDLTQSKMARRTLHKQRKLKRDHSDKKRKTSLFKRISSKRASVEMQQPLTISCPLSAPILSSDSKPPLMMAAGICSPSMVTPSRSFQSFTRSQETSPYFAACTKSVCSPSPPTNRVNSDSYHSTGNSSPCSSPNSSSPGSTTSAANLPTIANQSHYQRPSTLHGLKHKLHTAAKNIHSPNRRKSVGHIPLSPLARTPSPSPLPASPTRSPSPLAFPTGHQPGSSNTTQSYSPGVCLSTPNNQKKSYGRPKSAEPGSPLLRRALSPDRLHPRSAENKTSISPLANTVVKVTPRATIAQSYSETPEECSDSFKEPNDSKVEKKVSTESKSDYSKISHGISINLGNVGISNSCGSTQLPRIAEEKDSPTGSKADDYSKEVLPLDKMDKNNTSMSKLTESENTDDRSDRVESKTERQNLCTKNLEVLSINKIEEGAQSDNCSNVQARSSQSTFHKQSQNIEKGSQASSQKTSSQNSEKGSQSSCQKILLQASEKSLQSSAPKILSQANERGFMQGVSQKSSQNNEKVSLAAVQKLLQGNEKTSVPHKVTEQKAAGKNSEANLEGRKISKKYKIDSSDGSSNTSSTQHSNTFEAMGTGKDKKNN
- the LOC126869557 gene encoding microtubule-associated serine/threonine-protein kinase 3 isoform X2, yielding MDQNRNRPSRPRLRSHGNSARVLVFDQAESEESACSTEAEVQKRPIPPKVESKEAPVRPVSGELSNLVRMRNSAIGKSAPSLSVHVRDFNIPRRAAKAAHRKSFIATTSPTLPRCHSPLSGSPLESPRMSSSPHFAFAPIKRIGGGTTGTGDGRRWSVASLPSSGYGTTPGSSNVSSQYSSQERLHQLPNVPTKDELRMLSCHFSKPGTPCSSHPGFPGSSISSIPGSVSLSLDEEGRRSPLHRPRSRSLSSPSRSPVLDSEIVMMNTLYKERFPKATQQMEERLTNFINENKELDEYEVMANMTQDSLPILRFVHHQVIEMARDCLQKSQEKLITTRYFYEMSENLEHLLMETKDKSLDAATRLTGLIKKLLLVISRPARLLECLEFDPEEFYHLLEQAEGQAKVNAGIKNDIPQYIINKLSLNRDPISELQEDLNKLEDSASSSDSNLQIASSPNKDDEKSHRVPCEGDYEVLKLISNGAYGAVYLVKEKTTRQRFAMKKINKNNLMLRNQVEQVFAERDIMSFTDNPFVVSMYCSFETKKHLCLVMEYVEGGDCANLLKNIGPLPPDMARFYFAETVLAVEYLHSYGIVHRDLKPDNLLITALGHIKLTDFGLSKMGLMSLATNLYEGYIDRDTRQFSDKQVFGTPEYIAPEVILRQGYGKPVDWWSMGIILYEFLIGCVPFFGDTPEELFAHTVNDDIDWPDEDDWPVQPEAKDIITALLQQSPRDRLGTGGSHEVKEHPYFYGVNWNSLLRQKAEFVPQLINDEDTSYFDTRMDRYNHDIGDDTDDTDDSPLFGSFSSYSPQSRKISQTRPPQINPEQTESDVSKKQLFRTELERTVAQLSFGSNSSTTPPSKLAESTPSEKNRPSSSIRNTTYIETPPKADKSNTSFTSPATVTSGESQLTVIKNSHIEGTCISLSTPDSSQTESEDISPQIQRKRHVHSRDKLPRFSICIDDEHMLDLFAANRDTTEESKHNSSTDSFESFNAISIIPSAKQKSRSVIKSASTSGLSLVIPTSDFSYDASLNTQPIESPGGSSTASSRDTSPCRELSPLVTSLKPPIIIRRGPCGFGFTVHTIRVYYGDSDFYTMHHLVMAVDQSSPAFEAGLRPGDLITHINGEPVQGLYHIQVLQLMLSGGDHVTLRSTPLENTSIKTGGRRRDLTQSKMARRTLHKQRKLKRDHSDKKRKTSLFKRISSKRASVEMQQPLTISCPLSAPILSSDSKPPLMMAAGICSPSMVTPSRSFQSFTRSQETSPYFAACTKSVCSPSPPTNRVNSDSYHSTGNSSPCSSPNSSSPGSTTSAANLPTIANQSHYQRPSTLHGLKHKLHTAAKNIHSPNRRKSVGHIPLSPLARTPSPSPLPASPTRSPSPLAFPTGHQPGSSNTTQSYSPGVCLSTPNNQKKSYGRPKSAEPGSPLLRRALSPDRLHPRSAENKTSISPLANTVVKVTPRATIAQSYSETPEECSDSFKEPNDSKVEKKVSTESKSDYSKISHGISINLGNVGISNSCGSTQLPRIAEEKDSPTGSKADDYSKEVLPLDKMDKNNTSMSKLTESENTDDRSDRVESKTERQNLCTKNLEVLSINKIEEGAQSDNCSNVQARSSQSTFHKQSQNIEKGSQASSQKTSSQNSEKGSQSSCQKILLQASEKSLQSSAPKILSQANERGFMQGVSQKSSQNNEKVSLAAVQKLLQGNEKTSVPHKVTEQKAAGKNSEANLEGRKISKKYKIDSSDGSSNTSSTQHSNTFEAMGTGKDKKNN
- the LOC126869557 gene encoding microtubule-associated serine/threonine-protein kinase 3 isoform X5, coding for MIGGGTTGTGDGRRWSVASLPSSGYGTTPGSSNVSSQYSSQERLHQLPNVPTKDELRMLSCHFSKPGTPCSSHPGFPGSSISSIPGSVSLSLDEEGRRSPLHRPRSRSLSSPSRSPVLDSEIVMMNTLYKERFPKATQQMEERLTNFINENKELDEYEVMANMTQDSLPILRFVHHQVIEMARDCLQKSQEKLITTRYFYEMSENLEHLLMETKDKSLDAATRLTGLIKKLLLVISRPARLLECLEFDPEEFYHLLEQAEGQAKVNAGIKNDIPQYIINKLSLNRDPISELQEDLNKLEDSASSSDSNLQIASSPNKDDEKSHRVPCEGDYEVLKLISNGAYGAVYLVKEKTTRQRFAMKKINKNNLMLRNQVEQVFAERDIMSFTDNPFVVSMYCSFETKKHLCLVMEYVEGGDCANLLKNIGPLPPDMARFYFAETVLAVEYLHSYGIVHRDLKPDNLLITALGHIKLTDFGLSKMGLMSLATNLYEGYIDRDTRQFSDKQVFGTPEYIAPEVILRQGYGKPVDWWSMGIILYEFLIGCVPFFGDTPEELFAHTVNDDIDWPDEDDWPVQPEAKDIITALLQQSPRDRLGTGGSHEVKEHPYFYGVNWNSLLRQKAEFVPQLINDEDTSYFDTRMDRYNHDIGDDTDDTDDSPLFGSFSSYSPQSRKISQTRPPQINPEQTESDVSKKQLFRTELERTVAQLSFGSNSSTTPPSKLAESTPSEKNRPSSSIRNTTYIETPPKADKSNTSFTSPATVTSGESQLTVIKNSHIEGTCISLSTPDSSQTESEDISPQIQRKRHVHSRDKLPRFSICIDDEHMLDLFAANRDTTEESKHNSSTDSFESFNAISIIPSAKQKSRSVIKSASTSGLSLVIPTSDFSYDASLNTQPIESPGGSSTASSRDTSPCRELSPLVTSLKPPIIIRRGPCGFGFTVHTIRVYYGDSDFYTMHHLVMAVDQSSPAFEAGLRPGDLITHINGEPVQGLYHIQVLQLMLSGGDHVTLRSTPLENTSIKTGGRRRDLTQSKMARRTLHKQRKLKRDHSDKKRKTSLFKRISSKRASVEMQQPLTISCPLSAPILSSDSKPPLMMAAGICSPSMVTPSRSFQSFTRSQETSPYFAACTKSVCSPSPPTNRVNSDSYHSTGNSSPCSSPNSSSPGSTTSAANLPTIANQSHYQRPSTLHGLKHKLHTAAKNIHSPNRRKSVGHIPLSPLARTPSPSPLPASPTRSPSPLAFPTGHQPGSSNTTQSYSPGVCLSTPNNQKKSYGRPKSAEPGSPLLRRALSPDRLHPRSAENKTSISPLANTVVKVTPRATIAQSYSETPEECSDSFKEPNDSKVEKKVSTESKSDYSKISHGISINLGNVGISNSCGSTQLPRIAEEKDSPTGSKADDYSKEVLPLDKMDKNNTSMSKLTESENTDDRSDRVESKTERQNLCTKNLEVLSINKIEEGAQSDNCSNVQARSSQSTFHKQSQNIEKGSQASSQKTSSQNSEKGSQSSCQKILLQASEKSLQSSAPKILSQANERGFMQGVSQKSSQNNEKVSLAAVQKLLQGNEKTSVPHKVTEQKAAGKNSEANLEGRKISKKYKIDSSDGSSNTSSTQHSNTFEAMGTGKDKKNN